In Miscanthus floridulus cultivar M001 chromosome 8, ASM1932011v1, whole genome shotgun sequence, the sequence AACTTCGACCACGGACAGGTTGTAGGAATCCGTCCCGAGGCGGCTCTGCGCCCACCCTTTCCGACCCGAGAAGCCACCGGCTATGACCCAGCAGTTCTTGAACCCTAGGCTGTTCAGCGTCTTGGCCACAGTCTTGGAGACGTCGTTGTAACTGCAGGCCCATACGAAAACCACACCACACACGAAGGTGAGGAAATGCCACCACACCACCGTGCTCATCAAAGTTGGAACTTGAAAGGCAGAAGTAATCGGAATGGAGATGGTTGGGGTGCACCGACGAGTCCATGATGATGACGTTGGAGCCCTTGCCGATCTTCTTGAGGTAGGAGATCTTCAGAGCGGTGATCTCCGCCTCGGCTTTCTTCGCGTTGCGCACCATGCCCTTCAGCTTGCTCGGAAGGTCTTCCAGCCTGAGAACACAGCATCGTAATGACTTCTGCGTTGCAATGAAGAAAATGCACTAGCTAGTACATTCTAGGAGAGCTCGTGTCGAGGCCTCGAGGGAAGAAATGACTGCATACGGCACAGAGATGAGCTTGTTCTTGGCGTTCGATGGCAGCTGCGGCACGCCTGCCTTGGCCTTGTCCTTGTCGCTCCGCACGTCGATCAGGACGTAGTCCTGCGTGGTGATCTTGTCCAGTGCTTGCGCAGGGGTCAGCTCACCTTTATATAGCAACGGAATGAAGAATTTTGCCATGACGAACAATGCTAAAGATGTACAGTATAATGGTATTGCAGCATTGATGAAATCAAATGACGTCTCAGTTTGTTGGCTTATAGAGGGTAGTGGAGGTCTGTTTCTCTTGCTGAACGTCACTGTAATCTGGTATCCCCAGTATCCGTTTGCTTTCAGTATAAAGCAGGGCCAATGCTTTTGgtctaaaaaaaatcaaatgacGCAACAGGTGGCAGTGCCATTACCTTTGTAACCGCGGAGGCTGAAGGAGACCAGCGACCAGACCGGCGGCACGAGGAGGTACGCGAGAAGCGCCGCTCCGGCGGCCACGACGTAGCCCTCGGGACCCAACGACGTGATGGTCTCCACGGTCGCCGAGGCGACGGGCTTGGCGGCGTCGATCACCTTCGTGCTCTGCTCCGCTGCGGTCTACTGAGCAGAGCAAGGTCGTCAAGTCAAACCGAACGGAACAGTCGCCGGCCGGTGATCAAGAAGCTGTGGCTTATTATGTACCACTGTACCTTGGCAATGGACAGAACGGGGGTGGGGTCGACGCCGGCGCCCTGGAGCGCCTCCGAGGCCTGCTTGGAGGCGCCGGACACCACGGGCGCGGCCAGCTTGAGGGCCTCGTCGCTGGCGCTCTTCAGAACCGGGAGCGCCGGCTTGACGGCCTCACCCAGCGCCTTGAGCACGGCCGCCACCTGCTCAGCGGCCTTGCCGCCGACACCGATGGCCTGGTCCACCGTGTCCACCACCTGCGCAATGAATCCAACCACAATGCATGGAACGAATTAATCAGAGCTTCAAGAAGAGCGAGAGCGCGCGGCCAATGCTACAAACTGGCACGTGCGCGCACCTTGATAAGCGAGCCAGCGACGTCCTCCTTGGACAAGGCCGCGGCGGGCGCGGCCGGCGTCAGTGTCAGCAACGCGGCCGAGCCGGCGACGGAAGAGGCGGCCACGGACGCGGCGTCAGCCGGCGCACGCCGTGCCGAGCTCCTGGCTATCGGCGACGCCTTTGGCGGCGCCGCCGGCGCGAGGGCGGTCGACACCGACATAGGGGGCATGGGTGGCTTCGGCAGCTCGGCTGGTCCTGCTCCTGCAGTCTACCCACCCGCGCTGCGATCTCGGCCACAAACGGGCACGCGCGCTCTCTCAGGGGCGGGTCCTTCCTCCTTTAGCGCCAATTGACACTGGAAAAATGCGAAGATTTTCGGCCACACGTATGGTTTGTGTGGCAGCAAGAACGAGGTGGTGATCCATGGGCCACCGGGTCATCTCGTGATCGCCTGGTACTACGACTAGTACTTCCTGTACTACACCATCATGTAcctttttttttagaaactcaCCATCATGTACCTTCGTCTGTACTATTCGTCATGATGTTCAGATGAAAAGGAGCTGGCCCGTGTAAAAATCTAGCCCACATGCGGCCCAGGATATGTATATGACAACCTTAGTTTGCGGTACTCGGATTGGGCCATAAAGTTTGAGGAGCATTGGGCGTTCAGTTTCGTCGAACCAAGCCCATCATCAGCTATCCAGTTTCAATGGGCCTTGAATTTCACTAGAATACAGATTGGCCCATAAGGTGGAAGAAATCTTTCCCATTTTGATGTTTCATTTCAAACACCCTTTTCTGTCTGCAGAGAGAACAATACACACGAAGTTCACTGCATGCTTGCAAGATTCTACCGAATCCCTCGAACTCGAAGAAAACTATGGGAGATACCCCACCATTTTTTCACATGACTTTTCCACGCACACTTTATTCACCTATTCCTCTCATCTCATCTCTCTAGCAGCATCTTCCAATTCCCCGTCCTTTTAGAATCTCGACACGGAGTTCCCGTTCCAGGTAGCTTTTCCCAAACACACTGTGGGGTaggtgtgtgtgggtgggtgggtgggtgggggtgcGGGTGGGGGGCGGGGGGGTGGGGGGCATGATCAAGTATATATAATCCAAACTGCACACTAACCAGAAACAAGTGACCTCTATTGCTCAGATCATGTACTGTCAGATTATCaaactgcaagtctgcaactaGACCTAGGTTACTAATCCAAGGTAGGAGTAAGGTCCAGTCATCCTAGGAGGCAGGAGCTAGGGCCTAGCCAGGATGAAGCAATCACCTACCTTAACCTAAGGCAACTTTCTTCGCCCACTTTCCTCCCTCCCCCTTACTAATATCCATCCATTCAGTTTCAGACAAGTGACTGGTTGTTcccttgaacttatcagccatacTTATCCAACGAAATTTCCACGCTGTTGCAAATTTGATGCAAAAAGCCCCCGCTGTTGCTTCACAGCGAAGCAAAAGTTTTGTCGAGTTCCTCGTTTCAGAAAGACCGGATTAGTaatattatatattattattcaGGATAAGCTTGCGCTCCTGTTATGTTGCAGCTTCTTTACTGCTGTCAGCAAAAGTGGATAACACTAACAGTCGTCTGATTTGGAGTTAGATCTGCAAGCCAGGATACATATGCTGCTGTTCAGTTATCACTTGCACAGAGCACAGCACAGTACTAGTGATCTACTCCTAAACTGAACTACTGAAGATAAGCATGCAAGAAGGTTTGGACTAGTTAGCATCCGTTAAACGGTAAAGCCGAGGCGAGGCTTGAACGTGGAAACGAATCGAATAGGCAATTGGGGCGATCGATCATTCAAACCCCTGTATGTATCGAAAGACCTCGGCTCGGACCGATGTGGTTGGTGACGGACGGACGGTGCCAACCTAGCAGGCTAGCAGCAGTGGCAAGTGGCCTGCTCGCCCAACAGACGACAAGCCATGTAGATGTAGCCCTGCCACCCATCTTCTTCGCTTGATGCACGGCGGTTTCACCTTCGCATTATTCCGGCCTCTCTGCAACCAATTCCACTTCCACGGCGTGGTAACAGTACCGCTCCTGCAGCTGGGTGCCTGGATTTGCCagccccggccggccggccggtcccAAGAACCTGGCTTGGGTAACGTGGCCGTATCACCAGTgccgggctgctgctgctgatgcctgatgctgcttcgtcgtcgtcgtcgcagcCACAGGCCCGGAATCCACTCTCTCTTCAGAGCTCAGACGACTGTTGCTGCCTAGTGCGGGGAGCACTTGCTTGGCAGCCGGCAGGTGCCTTTTGCTCCCACTTCTGTCTCGGGAGCGGCCGGGCGCGGTGCTCGCGCACGATTGCCCGCGCACCGAGCGCGCACTGCCTGCAGCTGCTCCACCCCAGCTTTCTCGAGGTCTAAACAAAGGTTGTCTCGGCGGGTTTTGTTTTTGCTTAATCGGGCAAGAAACGTAGTAGCGTTCAGAAGCTGGAGACAAAGGCAACCTTGCCACGAAGAATATGTTGGAATGGGGAAATGCAATAAGGGTCGGTGATGTCGGTTTCTCAGTCCTCGGCATAGGTCTTCGACGTTGCAACTCAAAGTGATATCAGGCTTGATCAAGGCGCCGACATTCTACAACTGTAGTGGGGGTTCATGTTGATGTTTTTGGCCTTTAGGCGTTTGTGTTTTGAACCTGTGTGTTAATTGTGGCGGGCGCGCCTATACGCTGTGCGTAAAAGATGTTTGAACGCTTTATGGCAATAAAGCAGGGGCAACCTTTCATCTAAAAAAAAGAATGGCCGGCCACGCTGCGCCTGTACATCACCACAGCCTAGCTTGATGGAGCATGCATGCATCCTGTCGCAGGTGAAAGTGTTGCTCGAAAAGACGTTTTTGCTAAATTTAGTGGTGTAGAAGAAATCAATGCGGATGCTTGTATTTGTAAGCATCATACCTTaactgtttttttttcctttctttgaTTTCGATTTTTAAAAGGGATTTATCGTGTACTTTTTTTTTTGCGCCTGATTTATCGTGTACTTGAACGGGTGAAAGGAAATATCTAGCTGCTACCTCCTGGATTCCTTGTCGGC encodes:
- the LOC136474699 gene encoding calcium sensing receptor, chloroplastic — its product is MPPMSVSTALAPAAPPKASPIARSSARRAPADAASVAASSVAGSAALLTLTPAAPAAALSKEDVAGSLIKVVDTVDQAIGVGGKAAEQVAAVLKALGEAVKPALPVLKSASDEALKLAAPVVSGASKQASEALQGAGVDPTPVLSIAKTAAEQSTKVIDAAKPVASATVETITSLGPEGYVVAAGAALLAYLLVPPVWSLVSFSLRGYKGELTPAQALDKITTQDYVLIDVRSDKDKAKAGVPQLPSNAKNKLISVPLEDLPSKLKGMVRNAKKAEAEITALKISYLKKIGKGSNVIIMDSYNDVSKTVAKTLNSLGFKNCWVIAGGFSGRKGWAQSRLGTDSYNLSVVEVVTPSRVIPAVAGRTGTTSARIGTTSSASRATTRKLLPGSVD